Below is a genomic region from Enterobacter hormaechei subsp. xiangfangensis.
GAGTAGTATTCCTTTTATGCGTCGGCACGTAGCGCAGCCTGGTAGCGCACCGTCATGGGGTGTCGGGGGTCGGAGGTTCAAATCCTCTCGTGCCGACCAAAACTACACAAAAAAACCAGCCGCTTATGGCTGGTTTTTTATTGCCTGTCTCCGCATGCGCAATGCTTAGTGTTTTTCACGCCCACCGAGAAAGAAAATCCCCAGCGGAATCGCCAGCAGCACGGTGAACACCAGGCTGTAAACAAAGATCATCGCCGATTGCAGGACAAACATGCTGGTTGTCCAGGCAGAGAGCGGGATGTTGTACTGCTCAATCACACCGACAATGGTTGCTCGCCCCACGCATGCAGCAGCAATCATAAACACAACCAGTAACGCCAGCAGGAACTTGCGGCCTTCAGGTGTCTTCAGTTTTTCCCGTACCATCTCTCCTCCCTTTACAGATAAATAACAATAATTAACGCGTAAAATAACACGATCGCCGCACCGACTCCACTACAGCATTAAACACCAATAAAAGAACACAAAAGCAGTGCATTACTCCGTTTAAAATGAAAATGTGAGTAAATTACGCCAACCATTCACGTATATTATGTTAGTCTTTCCAGGATCGTTTTAACAAAAAGGAATGATAGTGAAAAACGCACCTAAATTTGCCATCGCCCTCATCGCCGCTGCGTGCGCCAGCAGCAGTGCTTTCGCCAGCGAAACCCAGAAAGAGCAGCCGCTGGAAAAAGTTGCTCCGTATCCGCAAGCGGACAAAGGGATGAAGCGCCAGGTTATTCAGCTCCCGGCTCAGCAGGATGAAGCAAATTTCAAAGTTGAGCTGTTAATCGGCCAGACGCTGGAAGTGGACTGCAACCAGCATCGCCTGGGCGGCCAGCTGGAAAGCAAAACGCTGGAAGGCTGGGGCTATGACTACTATGTCTTCGACAAAGTAACCTCGCCAGTCTCCACCATGATGGCGTGCCCGGACGGCAAGAAAGAGAAGAAATTTATTACCGCGTATCTGGGCGATAACAGTCTGCTGCGCTATAACAGCAAGCTGCCGATCGTCGTATATACGCCGGAAAACGTGGATGTGAAATATCGCGTATGGAAGGCGGATGAGACGGTAGGACAAGCGGTAGTTCGTTAAAAATAAGTCGGGTGGCGCTCACGCTTACCCGACCTGGAAAGGGTGCGTTCTGGCGCCCTCACCCCAACCCTCTCCCACCGGGAGAGGGTGAAAACACTAAAAACGGTAACGGATGTTACCGTTTTGCGTTTACCTTACAGCGCGATATCCGCTACCGGCTTGCTTTCCGCCTGAGGCTTCAGCTCTGCCTTTGGCGCAGCATCCGCAGCCTGCGGTTTGACGTATTGCAGTTGCAGAACGCGGCTGGTGTATTCCAGCTCTTGTTCCGTGGCCTCAACGTTACCGTTCAGCTTCGTACCGTAGGATGGAATAATGGTTTTCAGCTTCGCCTGCCATTCCGGGCTGGATACTTTGTCTTTAAACACTTTTTCCATCAGGTGCAGCATGATTGGCGCAGCGGTAGACGCCCCCGGAGATGCCCCCAGCAGCGCGGCAATGGTGCCATCCTTATCGCTTACCACTTCGGTACCCAGACGCAGCACGCCGCCCTCTTTCGGATCGCGTTTGATGATCTGCACACGCTGACCTGCCTGCCACAGACGCCAGTCTTCTTTCTTCGCCTGCGGATAGTACTCTTTCAGCGCCTCGAAGCGTTCTTCATCAGAGAGCATCACCTGGCTAATCAGGTATTTCACCAGATCGAAGTTATCCAGCCCCACGTCCATCATTGGCTTGACGTTTGACGTTGTGGTCGCGCTCAACAGATCCCACAGGGAACCGTTTTTCAGGAACTTGGTGGAGAATGTGGCGAACGGCCCGAACAGCACTACACGCTTACCGTCCAGCATGCGGGTGTCGATATGCGGAACGGACATCGGTGGTGCGCCCACAGAGGCCTGACCGTACACTTTCGCCAGATGACGGTTAACCACTTCCGGGTTTTCCGACACCAGGAACTGGCCGCCAACCGGGAAGCCCGCGTAGTCGTCCGCTTCCGGAATACCGGACTCCTGCAACAGTTTCAGCGCCGCGCCGCCCGCACCGATAAACACGAACTTCGCCTTAATCACATGCTCGGCTTCGTTGTTTTTCAGATCGGCAACGGTCACGCTCCAGCTGTTATCCGCATTGCGCTTGAAACCACGCACTTCGGAGCTGAGTTGCAGGTTAAAGTTCTCTTTTTTCTTCAGAGAGGCCACCAGCTGACGGGTGATTTCACCGTAGTTAACGTCAGTACCAATTTCAGTGCGGGTCGCCGCCACTTTCTGGTTCGGATCGCGGCCTTCCATGACCAGCGGCGCCCACTCTTTGATTTGAGCGTGATCTTCAGAGTATTTCATCCCGCGGAAAAGCGTGCTCTGTTGCAGGGCAGCGTAGCGCGCGCGCAGGAAGTTGACGTTTTGATCGCCCCACACAAAGCTCATGTGCGGTACGGTGTTGATGAAGGAGTGCGGATTGTGCAACACACCGCTGTTCACCTGGTGAGACCAGAACTGACGTGAGATCTGGAACGCTTCGTTGATCTCTACCGCCTTCTCGATACTAATGGAACCGTCCTTTTTCTGCGGCGTATAGTTCAGTTCCATGAGTGCCGAGTGCCCCGTCCCGGCGTTGTTCCAGCCGTTAGAGCTTTCCTGTGCCACGCCATCGAGGCGCTCGACCATGGTCATGGACCAGTTCGGCTCTAATTCCTGAAGATACGTTCCCAGCGTGGCGCTCATGATGCCGCCACCAATTAAAAGGACATCCGTTTCCTGCTCTTTTGGTGCGTAAGCCTTCGCCGCCAGCGAGACGGCGTTCAGCCCCACGGCCAGAGAAAAGAGCACGGCAGTCATTTTTTTCATCATTTATGCCTTAGTTGAATAGTGCTTGATGCGTGGAAATTACAGGTGAAACACGCTGCGGTGGCACGGTAGCAACTTTTAAATATTGTTTAAAGGTTACGAAATTATTGTAATTGTGAAATTTAATGATGGATTGTTTGTAGGGTTTTGGCAGACAGGCTGGCACCCGACGATTTTCCTGGCTATGATGCTGCACTTTGTGATCGCGCGCACGGAAGCCTGCCCCTACCAGCGAATTGTTATGTCATTACCCCACTCGTCTGTACCTCAAGAAGGCCATGTCGCCACTGTTTTACGTTCGCCTCACCGTCTGATGCGCGAAACCCTGGCCGGTGTGATTACCGCGCTGGCGCTGATCCCGGAAGTGATTTCGTTTTCCGTGG
It encodes:
- the mqo gene encoding malate dehydrogenase (quinone), producing MKKMTAVLFSLAVGLNAVSLAAKAYAPKEQETDVLLIGGGIMSATLGTYLQELEPNWSMTMVERLDGVAQESSNGWNNAGTGHSALMELNYTPQKKDGSISIEKAVEINEAFQISRQFWSHQVNSGVLHNPHSFINTVPHMSFVWGDQNVNFLRARYAALQQSTLFRGMKYSEDHAQIKEWAPLVMEGRDPNQKVAATRTEIGTDVNYGEITRQLVASLKKKENFNLQLSSEVRGFKRNADNSWSVTVADLKNNEAEHVIKAKFVFIGAGGAALKLLQESGIPEADDYAGFPVGGQFLVSENPEVVNRHLAKVYGQASVGAPPMSVPHIDTRMLDGKRVVLFGPFATFSTKFLKNGSLWDLLSATTTSNVKPMMDVGLDNFDLVKYLISQVMLSDEERFEALKEYYPQAKKEDWRLWQAGQRVQIIKRDPKEGGVLRLGTEVVSDKDGTIAALLGASPGASTAAPIMLHLMEKVFKDKVSSPEWQAKLKTIIPSYGTKLNGNVEATEQELEYTSRVLQLQYVKPQAADAAPKAELKPQAESKPVADIAL
- the eco gene encoding serine protease inhibitor ecotin, whose amino-acid sequence is MIVKNAPKFAIALIAAACASSSAFASETQKEQPLEKVAPYPQADKGMKRQVIQLPAQQDEANFKVELLIGQTLEVDCNQHRLGGQLESKTLEGWGYDYYVFDKVTSPVSTMMACPDGKKEKKFITAYLGDNSLLRYNSKLPIVVYTPENVDVKYRVWKADETVGQAVVR
- a CDS encoding DUF2534 family protein translates to MVREKLKTPEGRKFLLALLVVFMIAAACVGRATIVGVIEQYNIPLSAWTTSMFVLQSAMIFVYSLVFTVLLAIPLGIFFLGGREKH